From one Gossypium hirsutum isolate 1008001.06 chromosome D08, Gossypium_hirsutum_v2.1, whole genome shotgun sequence genomic stretch:
- the LOC107926934 gene encoding blue copper protein-like, translating into KVNNFVGAVCRYTPGVHNVVRVSGVEFQRCEAVNNTDPLTTGNDVITLLTPGRKWYICSVPRQCAARNMKLNITVLSEVGSPFAAPGPIPGSQTPSSSTRGSAVFSFYGWIAFMVSFVGVLLV; encoded by the coding sequence AAAGTAAACAATTTTGTTGGTGCAGTTTGCAGGTATACACCAGGAGTTCACAATGTGGTTAGAGTCAGTGGAGTTGAGTTCCAACGATGTGAAGCAGTAAATAACACTGATCCACTTACCACCGGAAATGATGTGATTACACTGCTGACACCAGGAAGAAAATGGTACATTTGTAGTGTACCCAGGCAGTGTGCAGCCCGTAACATGAAGCTTAATATAACTGTGCTTTCTGAAGTGGGATCCCCTTTTGCTGCTCCTGGTCCTATTCCAGGCTCACAAACGCCATCATCCTCTACAAGAGGAAGTGCTGTGTTTAGCTTTTATGGATGGATCGCATTCATGGTTAGCTTCGTCGGTGTGCTCCTTGTTTAA
- the LOC107926985 gene encoding probable sugar phosphate/phosphate translocator At1g12500: MVEAQTWTTRRMSNPRLESTATADHQLLDIPATPTAEVRNGIYSVGSHLSPNLLTALIIASWFMSNIGVLLLNKYLLSFYGYRYPIFLTMLHMISCACYSYVAINFLEIVPRQHILSRKQFFKIFALSAIFCFSVVCGNTSLRYIPVSFNQAIGATTPFFTAIFAFLITCKKESAEVYCALLPVVFGIVLASNSEPLFNLFGFLVCVGSTAGRALKSVVQGILLTSEAEKLHSMNLLLYMAPMAAMILLPFTLYIEGNVARITLEKAKTDSFIVFLLVGNATVAYLVNLTNFLVTKHTSALTLQVLGNAKAALAAIVSVMIFKNPVTVMGMAGFAVTIMGVVLYSEAKKRSKVTTH; this comes from the coding sequence ATGGTAGAGGCGCAAACATGGACTACAAGGAGGATGAGCAACCCAAGATTGGAATCAACCGCCACTGCCGACCACCAACTTTTGGACATCCCGGCTACCCCAACAGCTGAGGTGAGAAACGGCATCTACAGCGTTGGATCACATCTCTCTCCTAATCTCTTAACGGCACTGATCATTGCTTCATGGTTCATGTCCAACATTGGGGTCCTTTTACTCAACAAGTATCTCCTCAGCTTTTATGGCTACCGTTATCCAATCTTTCTCACCATGCTCCACATGATCTCATGTGCTTGTTACAGTTACGTAGCCATAAACTTTCTTGAAATAGTTCCAAGGCAACATATTTTGTCGAGGAAGcagtttttcaaaatatttgctTTGAGTGCCATTTTTTGTTTCTCCGTCGTGTGTGGGAACACTTCTTTAAGGTACATTCCAGTGTCGTTTAACCAAGCTATTGGCGCCACGACCCCTTTTTTCACTGCAATTTTCGCTTTCTTAATCACTTGCAAGAAGGAATCTGCTGAGGTTTATTGTGCACTTTTGCCTGTGGTTTTTGGGATTGTGTTGGCTAGTAACAGTGAGCCTTTGTTTAACCTGTTTGGGTTCTTGGTTTGTGTTGGTTCTACTGCTGGTCGTGCTTTAAAGTCTGTAGTTCAAGGGATCTTGTTAACTAGTGAAGCTGAGAAGCTACATTCCATGAACTTGCTGCTGTATATGGCTCCTATGGCAGCAATGATTTTGTTACCGTTTACTCTATATATTGAAGGAAATGTTGCAAGAATCACACTTGAGAAAGCCAAGACTGATTCTTTCATTGTTTTCTTGTTGGTTGGGAATGCTACGGTGGCTTATTTGGTGAACTTAACAAATTTTTTGGTTACCAAACATACGAGTGCCCTTACTTTGCAGGTTTTGGGCAATGCCAAAGCCGCGTTAGCAGCGATCGTGTCGGTTATGATCTTCAAGAATCCGGTGACCGTGATGGGGATGGCTGGATTCGCTGTTACAATAATGGGAGTTGTGCTTTACAGCGAAGCAAAGAAAAGATCTAAGGTCACTACACACTGA
- the LOC107926915 gene encoding growth-regulating factor 10: protein MEPQDSSPLKTAHFSDLGIGFTNLGDSWNKESNRLSGGEGSPPIGLGLELGCGSGHIPTGITKSCGFTVFQLQELQLQSLIYKYMEAGLPVPHHLLLPIWKSVAGSLGGLHGSPYQLYYGFLGCGPLQLGYKNGVDPEPGRCRRTDGKKWRCSKEAVPDHKYCERHMHRGRQRSTKLVEASQATRTSISRNNANTNLSISLQVDSSNNSGNGSNLSSSFTGFSPNIALLRGGDSKAVPHSLQFQELL, encoded by the exons ATGGAGCCCCAAGACTCATCACCTCTCAAGACTGCCCATTTTTCAGACCTGG ggaTAGGATTTACAAATTTGGGTGATTCGTGGAACAAGGAGAGTAATAGATTGAGTGGAGGAGAAGGGTCACCTCCAATTGGGTTAGGTCTCGAGCTTGGATGTGGGTCCGGTCATATACCAACTGGGATCACCAAATCATGTGGGTTCACAGTCTTTCAACTCCAGGAGTTACAGCTTCAATCTCTCATCTACAAGTACATGGAAGCTGGCCTTCCTGTTCCCCATCATCTACTTCTTCCTATATGGAAAAGTGTTGCTGGTTCTCTTGGTGGCCTCCACGGCAGTCCTTATCAACTTTACTACGGTT TTTTGGGTTGTGGACCCTTGCAGTTGGGGTATAAGAATGGGGTAGATCCAGAGCCAGGAAGATGTAGACGAACAGATGGGAAGAAATGGAGATGTAGCAAAGAAGCCGTCCCAGATCACAAGTACTGCGAGAGACACATGCATAGAGGGCGTCAACGTTCAACAAAGCTTGTGGAAGCTTCTCAAGCAACTAGAACTAGTATTAGCCGCAACAATGCCAATACCAACCTCTCCATTTCTCTTCAAGTGGATAGCAGTAATAATAGTGGTAATGGCAGCAATCTCTCTTCCAGTTTTACTGGGTTTTCTCCGAACATTGCTCTGCTGCGAGGGGGTGATTCGAAAGCTGTACCTCATTCACTACAGTTTCAAGAATTATTATAG